Within Runella rosea, the genomic segment GCTCTATTGGGCGGCCAAGGGTGTCGATGGCTTCCGTTGCGACATGGCCGAAATGGTGCCTTTTGAGTTTTGGGGTTGGGTGATTCCCGAAATTAAAAAAGTAAACCCTGCGGCGATTTTTATTGCTGAAATTTACAACCCTGCCGAGTACCGTAATTATCTTTTTAACGGCAAATTTGATTACCTCTACGACAAAGTAGGTCTCTACGATTCGCTACGCCGCTTGATGGAAGGGCACGGGCATACCGCCGACATTACGCGGGTGTGGCAACAGGAATCGGGCGATTTTGCCAACCGGATGCTGCGTTTTCTGGAAAACCACGACGAGCAGCGCATTGCTTCCCAGTATTTTGCTAAAAATCCGTTTTATGCCATTCCTGCTATGGTGGTTTCGGCCACGCTGCACACAGGGCCTTTGATGTTGTATTTTGGGCAGGAAGTGGGCGTAACGCCCACCGTTGCCGAAGGTTTTTCGGGAGAAGATGGCCGCACTACGATGTTTGATTATTGGGGCGTGCCCGAATACCAAGCTTGGGTCAACGGTGGAAAATTTGACGGCGGCAAACTCAATGAAGACCAACAAAAGCTGCGCAAATTTTACGCTGATTTGTTAAAATTGATTAACAAAAGTGATGCTATCCAAAACGGAGCATTTTACGACTTGCAGTATGCCAACAATAACGGTCAAAGTGCGGGCTACAACGACGCAAAGCACTACGTTTACCTGCGTCATTCTGACAAACAGAAATTATTAGTTGTTTGTAATTTTGATTTGCATAACGGTGCACAAACTACCGTCAAAATCCCTTCCCACGCGTGGGAAACAATGGGGCTTTCGGCAACGGGGAAATACACGCTGACAGAAATTTTTAATCATCCACAAACGCTCACCGTCGAAGCCGCGCAGGGTGTACCAGTCAGCATGAGTGAAAACAGCGTTCGGATTTTTGAGATAAAATCATCGAAATAATAACTTAAAGGGCGAATTTGTCAGGCTTTTCTCTGAGCTATTTTTTGGTTGGAGAAAAGCCTGATGTGTTTATAAAAGTCCATTTGTTCTGAAAAGCGTCAGCAGTAGCTTACGGGCGGTATTTTCTTTTATTTTCAAAATTCTTTGCTTGCCAAACCCTTCTCATCAATGAAAAAACGCCTTCTATCTTTCTTCTTTTGTATTTTCTTTTTTAGCCCAATTCTGCGCGCACAGTCTACCAAATTGGATAGTTTATTGCCCGTGCGGGGTTTCTGTATTGGGGCTCCGCAGTCGAAGCAAGTGGATGCTTTCGTTAAATTTATTAATGAAGAGTTGGCCTCGCGTCAAGTCAATACGCTGATTCTTCGCGTGGATTTTAATTTTCAATTTGAAAGCCACCCCGAGTTGCGGGACAGTATTGCTTTGTCGCGCCGAGAGGTGAAAAAGCTAGTGGCGGCTTGTCGGAAAAACAACATCCAGATTATTCCACAAATCAACCTGCTGGGGCACCAATCGTGGGCCACAACGACTTACAACCTGCTGAGGGTTTATCCCGAATTTGATGAAACACCGCATGTAAAAATGCCCGAAAAGTACGTGTGGCCCAATGCCGACGGTCTGTACTGCAAAAGCTACTGTCCACTGCATCCCGGAGTGCATAAAGTGGTGTTTGATTTGGTCGATGAAATCTGCGATGTTTTTGAAAGCAATGCTTTTCATGCGGGAATGGATGAAGTTTTTTACATTGGCGACGATAAATGCCCGCGTTGCAGCGGTCGCAATAAGGCAGAGTTGTTTGCGGGAGAAGTCAACGCTATTAGGAATCATTTGGCCTTGAAAGAACGAAAACTTTGGATATGGGGCGACCGCCTCATCGACGGCAAAACTACGGGGCTGGGTGAATGGGAGGCAAGTATGAATAATACCCATCAGGCGGTTGATTTGATTGCCAAGGATGTGGTCATTTGTGATTGGCATTACGAACGCCCCGACCAAACTGCGGTGTATTTTGCCATGAAAGGCTTCAATGTCATTACTTGCCCTTGGAGAAAGCCAAAAATTGCCGTGGCCCAGACCCATGACATGCTAAAATTCAGAACAACGGCCACCAAAGAAATGAAACCGCGCTTTTTTGGGATGATGCAAACCGTATGGTCGCCTGCGGGGTCGTTTTTAGATGAATTTTACGGGATAAAAGTCAACGAAAAAGCGGGTGAAAACACGCCTTCCAATTGCTTCAAAACCATGTATGAAGAAATAAAGAAAGTAAGCCAATAAACAAAACCAATTCCTGCCGTGCAAGTTACCCTAAAGCGAGTGCCGTCAATCGACGCATTTCGTGCCCTGACCATGCTTCTTATGATTTTTGTCAACGATTTTTGGTCATTGTCCGGAATACCGTATTGGCTCCAACACGCCAAAGCCGATGAGGATTTGCTGGGTTTTTCAGATGTGATTTTTCCGTGTTTTCTGTTTATTCTGGGGATGGCAATTCCTTTTGCCATCCAAAACCGCATCGCAAATGGAGACAGTCAAGGGCTGATTCTTAAACATATCATTTTGCGCTCCATCGCGCTGATTATCATGGGGGTTTTTACCGTTAACGTTCCCGAAATTAACCCCGAGGCAACGGGTATGCGGAGCGAATGGTTTCAGATTTTGATGGTTGCAGGCTTTTTCCTGATTTGGAATGTGTACCCGAAAAGGGAGGGCACCCAAAAGTACCTCTTTCTTGGACTACAAATCTTGGGAATGGTGCTGCTGTGTTATCTGGCGTATATTTTCAGAAGCGGTGAGGCCAATGCACTCGTAGGCATGAGGCCGCAATGGTGGGGGATTTTGGGCCTTATCGGTTGGACCTACCTGACCTGTGCCATTCTTTATTTGTTTGCTTACAAAAGCAGCGTTGGATTACTTATTGCTGGGGGTGTTTTTACTTTTTTTACGATTGCGGGTCATGCGGGGTGGTTGAAAGCCCTTTGGCCTTCGGGACCACAAGACTGGATATTGGGCAACGGTGCGTTTCATGCCTTCGCCATGACGGGCTTGCTGGGTACGCTATTGATGGAGTGGTTGTACAAAAAAAATAGAAAATTACAGGTTCCTTCTATTTTTACAAGTATTGGCGTGGCTATGGTGTTGATAGGATTATTGTTGAGAAACTTCTTTATCATTTCTAAAATTCAGGCTACACCTACGTGGGTGTTCTTGTGCAGTGGCATTGCCTTTATGTTGTTTGCTGGGATTTATTTTTGGGTTGATTTGCGGGGAAAAGCCAAGTGGTTTGCTCCCATTAAGGTCGCTGGAACCGCTACACTGACGTGTTATTTGATTCCTTACGTTTATTACAGCGTGGCTAATTTACTGCCGTTTCACCTCCCCGAAGCGCTCAGTTATGGGGTGGTGGGGCTTCTTAAGTCTTTGATTTATGCGTTTGTTGTGATTGGTATTGCGGCAGTTTTGGGAAGGATGAATATCAAATTGAAGCTATAAAACGGTTTATTCTCATCAAAAAGCCCCCTCTGGAAATGATTCTAAAGGGGGCTTTTTGATGGAAATGCTGGTGTACTCGGTTGCACACAACCCAACGAAATGCGGTTCAAACACACCACAATTTATGCTCAAATGCTCAATAATTCTTATAATAATCCCGAATTTTGCTCGTCAGGCGGTCGTAAATGGGCTTACTGAACTCAATGAAGAGCTGTTGCGGAGGTGGGGGATTGATTTCTCTAACACTGCAAAGGCGTTTTTGTTCAGCGGTCAAAGCGCGCTCATCGCCGTTAAAATTGGCCCATTCGCATACCCACGTAAAATCTCCTCTGAATTTCTCCTGCGTTACCACCGACTTGTTGCGGAAATCCATCACTTGCATGTCCAACAACCCTGACGACAGCACCGATTTACGGGTGCGGGTCAGTTTGGCCGTTACTTTGTTATAGACTGGTATTTTCTTCCCATTTACAGTCGTTTCGCCCACTTTTACGGAGTCTTTGCTGGTCACTACGTCGGTATTGGATTGAATGAGGGTCTGACCCACTACAAAATCATCAAATTCTAGCTTTATGACGTGGTCGGGTTTGAGGCGTGTAGTTGAAGCTTCTTGCGGGGAATAAAACCGTACAAATTTATTGAGACGCTTATTGGTTTGTAAAAACTCGTTAACCTTATTCTGAAAGTATTCGTTGCTCAATTGATACGCCCGCGAGGTGACCAATACCTGCTCTACAACCACTTTAAAAGAAGCGTATTCGTACGACTCATCTAGCATAGATTGAACGTTCTTGTAGCCACCAAGCAATGCGTTGGCAGATTCAAAATGCTCATACGCCTGACGCGCCATCTGCCGATTTTCTTTGTTTTGCATCGATAACATCCCTGCTTCATAACGTTCAGAAGCTGCTTTTTCGCGGGCGTCTCGTTCTTCTGGAATGAAACTCCGAACGGTAACCAAACGCTCGCAAGCTGGGCATTTGCGCAAGGCATCATACAGGCGATTGAGACGTACATAGGCGTCAACCACTGGCTCAAAATGAAAGGCTTCGGGGGCGTTTTGGTAGCGGGCTACGTCGTCGAGATTTTGTTGCAAGGCCAATGGATACG encodes:
- a CDS encoding alpha-amylase family protein → MKTTIKAALWLAANVLVTSIVAQPSPKSQPRMNPPQTDKIVLYQIYTRLFGNLNSTNKFYGTRDENGTGKFNDITDKALKELKKFGISHVWYTGVIEHATMTDYSAYGIPKDNPYVVKGIAGSPYAIKDYYDVNPDLAVDVRNRMAEFEALVARSHKANLKVIIDFVPNHVARQYKSDMKPSGVKDFGEGDKVEEAFNPQNNFYYLPNRKFLVPDNVPVPPGISTFPYEEFPAKATGNDVFSAKPSINDWFETVKLNYGVDYLNNRSRHFDPIPSTWLKMRDILLYWAAKGVDGFRCDMAEMVPFEFWGWVIPEIKKVNPAAIFIAEIYNPAEYRNYLFNGKFDYLYDKVGLYDSLRRLMEGHGHTADITRVWQQESGDFANRMLRFLENHDEQRIASQYFAKNPFYAIPAMVVSATLHTGPLMLYFGQEVGVTPTVAEGFSGEDGRTTMFDYWGVPEYQAWVNGGKFDGGKLNEDQQKLRKFYADLLKLINKSDAIQNGAFYDLQYANNNGQSAGYNDAKHYVYLRHSDKQKLLVVCNFDLHNGAQTTVKIPSHAWETMGLSATGKYTLTEIFNHPQTLTVEAAQGVPVSMSENSVRIFEIKSSK
- a CDS encoding family 20 glycosylhydrolase, whose amino-acid sequence is MKKRLLSFFFCIFFFSPILRAQSTKLDSLLPVRGFCIGAPQSKQVDAFVKFINEELASRQVNTLILRVDFNFQFESHPELRDSIALSRREVKKLVAACRKNNIQIIPQINLLGHQSWATTTYNLLRVYPEFDETPHVKMPEKYVWPNADGLYCKSYCPLHPGVHKVVFDLVDEICDVFESNAFHAGMDEVFYIGDDKCPRCSGRNKAELFAGEVNAIRNHLALKERKLWIWGDRLIDGKTTGLGEWEASMNNTHQAVDLIAKDVVICDWHYERPDQTAVYFAMKGFNVITCPWRKPKIAVAQTHDMLKFRTTATKEMKPRFFGMMQTVWSPAGSFLDEFYGIKVNEKAGENTPSNCFKTMYEEIKKVSQ
- a CDS encoding DUF5009 domain-containing protein: MQVTLKRVPSIDAFRALTMLLMIFVNDFWSLSGIPYWLQHAKADEDLLGFSDVIFPCFLFILGMAIPFAIQNRIANGDSQGLILKHIILRSIALIIMGVFTVNVPEINPEATGMRSEWFQILMVAGFFLIWNVYPKREGTQKYLFLGLQILGMVLLCYLAYIFRSGEANALVGMRPQWWGILGLIGWTYLTCAILYLFAYKSSVGLLIAGGVFTFFTIAGHAGWLKALWPSGPQDWILGNGAFHAFAMTGLLGTLLMEWLYKKNRKLQVPSIFTSIGVAMVLIGLLLRNFFIISKIQATPTWVFLCSGIAFMLFAGIYFWVDLRGKAKWFAPIKVAGTATLTCYLIPYVYYSVANLLPFHLPEALSYGVVGLLKSLIYAFVVIGIAAVLGRMNIKLKL